A genome region from Tolypothrix sp. PCC 7712 includes the following:
- the dpdD gene encoding protein DpdD — translation MTNASNADIRHFLEQFFGTDNKFDLGKIERGEGKQAKIRPWVELLTKGEPQPTILPCWRSESVDWYAIALSERQLRRLSEELMAFVGPTYSTFRGQRAQLNPQDPIELAVYEFTGGAAVKLCGQATDVWEALEQMRRVSERRVKRAADIPRPTGRVLRDFYMALQAGDRIAAENSLQYLVDQHRLDALNLLFLRVQLLAELEQWNELLTLPELGNLLQVRRPFAVTQALLKAVYRTELQHFEDNNAPGSAVAYFQEVVFPRYKNLFAVRAGSKIPEVLKLFMLLAVGGEPTKPALRDELLAIAEVEETHRSYLQRLAALLKDATPNSEGDPLQQAEQLSKNGDFDQAFSLLCNIPSSKEKVRLLLQCVYELQTLAVEKAALQAFDELTADEQTALLKVRWNQDFLTQLRGSQEGTTKDTPTPLSVPTNWLEWLSQLDKKPTWERALYTARQGSAEWDVTSLLTKPQAVAEFDELLSKVGSTAESVLHDALPYLLGFFQKDEQFPRGEFESLYYSLLELLVLSTEGGDVDLVLFNDLAIAILTLGVNTAKYTEIVDYALELWDRFASPKKVDWMLDLIDVLISYPCPVPEKREQLLFATAETIRRFTERIDEVQRGIFRALVKDLHLGESLPDLLGEQASLVEQNLEVEANVFQKLQNKSVLIYTLTETAAIRVKSILEAACKEVTVYLSHDKGGNDRLRQWVKNSDIIVMVTASAKHAATGFIEANRPSHLAPILLVNSKGSTSMLRAIREYLAG, via the coding sequence ATGACTAATGCTAGCAATGCAGATATCCGCCACTTCCTAGAGCAGTTTTTTGGCACTGACAACAAATTTGACCTTGGCAAGATTGAACGTGGTGAAGGAAAACAAGCCAAAATTCGTCCTTGGGTCGAGTTGTTGACCAAAGGCGAACCTCAGCCAACAATTCTTCCCTGCTGGCGTTCCGAGAGTGTAGATTGGTACGCCATCGCCCTTTCGGAACGCCAATTACGCCGTTTGAGTGAAGAATTAATGGCGTTTGTTGGCCCCACATATTCGACATTTCGTGGACAAAGAGCGCAACTAAACCCCCAAGACCCTATAGAATTAGCAGTTTACGAATTTACTGGAGGCGCTGCGGTCAAACTGTGCGGACAAGCGACAGATGTTTGGGAAGCACTAGAGCAGATGCGCCGAGTGAGTGAGAGACGGGTGAAACGGGCCGCAGATATTCCCCGTCCCACAGGTCGCGTACTGCGGGACTTTTATATGGCATTGCAAGCAGGCGATCGCATTGCTGCGGAAAACTCACTACAATACCTTGTAGACCAGCATCGTCTGGATGCGCTGAATCTGCTGTTTTTGCGGGTGCAACTCTTGGCGGAACTAGAGCAATGGAACGAGTTGCTTACCCTCCCGGAACTAGGCAATCTTTTGCAGGTTCGCCGCCCCTTCGCCGTTACCCAAGCTCTGCTGAAGGCAGTATACCGCACTGAACTACAACATTTTGAGGACAATAACGCCCCCGGCAGTGCTGTAGCCTATTTCCAAGAAGTAGTTTTTCCCCGTTACAAGAATCTTTTTGCTGTCCGTGCAGGTAGTAAAATCCCAGAAGTACTGAAATTATTTATGCTGCTGGCGGTAGGTGGAGAACCAACGAAACCTGCACTTCGAGACGAACTGCTAGCAATTGCGGAAGTTGAAGAAACTCACCGCAGCTATTTGCAAAGATTAGCTGCACTGCTAAAAGATGCTACCCCGAATAGCGAAGGCGACCCCCTGCAACAAGCCGAACAGCTATCCAAAAACGGAGACTTCGACCAAGCATTTTCATTGCTTTGTAATATTCCGTCGTCGAAAGAGAAAGTTCGCTTACTCCTCCAATGCGTCTACGAGTTGCAAACGTTGGCGGTGGAAAAAGCTGCATTGCAAGCCTTTGACGAGTTGACTGCTGACGAGCAAACAGCCTTGCTGAAGGTACGCTGGAATCAAGATTTTCTTACCCAACTGCGGGGAAGCCAGGAAGGTACAACAAAAGACACCCCAACACCTTTATCTGTCCCAACGAATTGGTTGGAGTGGTTATCGCAACTGGATAAAAAGCCAACCTGGGAACGAGCGTTATACACTGCACGCCAGGGTTCTGCCGAATGGGATGTCACTAGCTTGCTTACAAAACCACAGGCGGTGGCAGAATTTGACGAATTGTTAAGTAAAGTAGGCTCAACAGCTGAGTCTGTTCTGCACGATGCGCTTCCTTATTTGCTGGGATTTTTTCAGAAAGATGAGCAATTTCCCCGTGGCGAGTTCGAGAGTCTTTATTACTCATTACTAGAACTGCTAGTCCTGAGTACAGAGGGTGGGGATGTTGATTTGGTTTTGTTCAATGATTTAGCGATCGCTATTTTAACTTTAGGAGTTAATACAGCAAAATATACAGAGATTGTAGACTATGCTTTGGAGCTTTGGGACAGGTTCGCCTCACCCAAAAAAGTTGATTGGATGCTTGATTTAATTGATGTACTAATATCATACCCTTGCCCAGTCCCAGAAAAGCGCGAACAACTTCTATTTGCTACGGCTGAAACTATACGCCGTTTTACAGAACGTATTGATGAAGTGCAAAGGGGAATCTTTCGCGCTTTGGTAAAAGATTTACACTTAGGAGAATCGCTTCCAGATTTGCTTGGCGAACAAGCCAGTTTAGTCGAGCAAAACCTGGAAGTTGAGGCTAATGTTTTCCAAAAACTCCAGAATAAATCTGTTCTTATTTACACTCTCACAGAAACCGCAGCAATCAGAGTAAAAAGTATTTTAGAAGCAGCTTGTAAAGAAGTGACAGTTTATCTCAGCCATGACAAGGGAGGTAATGATAGGCTGCGTCAGTGGGTGAAAAATTCTGACATTATTGTGATGGTGACGGCTAGTGCTAAACACGCCGCCACAGGTTTTATTGAAGCGAATCGTCCATCGCATCTTGCGCCGATTCTTTTGGTTAACAGTAAAGGTAGTACAAGTATGCTGCGTGCTATACGGGAGTATTTAGCTGGATGA
- a CDS encoding DNA sulfur modification protein DndB, with product MFELVIKGVPVQRGQACEHMSYVASITFGDVARLLNDGHLYIPNIPDLPDLAQRKLNVTRVKAIARYILETYQDGTTFFPPICVNVQPSPTYRDGNIYLPYHSVSLRLTDGQHRCYGIRQALQDIQAQESEYAIILSQLEIGVLIYAGLSLEEERQAFRDQNLLVQRPSVSLSHAFDKRSPTVLIAKDLICRVPQFRDNVETVENGLGKHNPKLLTLSTLVTATQRMFPNLKSQTDLESLIDWATTFWAATASIIPNDPWRIMNKQERATQRQELVAVSAVVFQALGMLAHDLLLERVPAEDLVKWLSRLQEIDWQRDSQLWRERGVTQVGASGEPIISNTKTTVDACHRVLREFAGIIPMSNVS from the coding sequence ATGTTTGAATTGGTTATCAAAGGCGTGCCTGTACAACGCGGTCAGGCGTGCGAGCATATGAGTTATGTCGCCAGCATCACATTTGGAGATGTTGCACGATTGCTGAATGACGGTCATCTATATATACCGAATATCCCAGATTTACCAGACTTGGCTCAACGCAAACTTAACGTGACACGGGTTAAAGCAATAGCCCGATATATCCTAGAGACTTACCAAGATGGAACTACATTTTTTCCACCGATTTGCGTTAACGTTCAGCCATCGCCAACTTACAGAGATGGTAATATCTATCTTCCTTACCATTCGGTTAGTTTGCGGTTAACCGATGGTCAGCATCGATGCTATGGGATTCGCCAAGCATTGCAAGATATCCAGGCGCAAGAGTCGGAATATGCCATTATCCTTTCACAATTAGAAATTGGCGTGTTGATATATGCAGGACTGTCATTAGAAGAGGAACGCCAAGCTTTCCGCGACCAAAACCTATTAGTCCAAAGACCAAGTGTGTCGCTATCCCATGCTTTTGATAAGCGATCGCCCACGGTTTTAATCGCCAAGGACTTGATCTGCCGAGTTCCTCAGTTTCGTGACAATGTGGAGACAGTAGAAAACGGCTTGGGTAAGCACAATCCTAAGTTGCTGACCTTATCAACATTAGTCACCGCTACTCAACGGATGTTCCCCAATTTAAAATCTCAAACCGATTTGGAATCTCTGATTGATTGGGCGACAACCTTTTGGGCAGCAACAGCAAGCATTATCCCTAACGATCCTTGGAGGATTATGAATAAACAGGAGCGTGCTACCCAAAGACAGGAATTAGTAGCAGTCAGTGCTGTTGTTTTTCAGGCGTTGGGTATGTTAGCTCATGATTTGTTATTGGAAAGAGTTCCGGCAGAAGATTTGGTTAAGTGGTTGAGTAGATTGCAAGAAATAGATTGGCAGCGGGACTCTCAGTTGTGGCGAGAACGAGGAGTAACCCAAGTTGGCGCAAGCGGAGAACCTATCATTTCTAATACAAAGACAACTGTTGATGCTTGCCATCGGGTTTTGCGTGAGTTTGCTGGTATTATTCCGATGAGCAATGTATCCTGA
- a CDS encoding CHAT domain-containing protein, translating to MRGVGSPVGVNLASSCLEIIIEKDYYSIGRWRFSKPDDKVLEMLTEEILNCFDDLRITINKEKSLALDVGLCNKYLIKLAEWGRTAYQAFFGEDEPNKILNFRLNENIAPTFVSEVMPFPWEVLFEGTEEDYEQGNPEMFWGMRYTPARILNPEKDIADYVLEQAQPSDMLFCLHHRLLHAHKNERPEIERLVRVTGKDRFTLLGTACNLTNGKSSDPLGDDLLKYLYKASHNMLHFACHCKETRLGDKLLISFIRDEEITENGLVLELETYKFLLRQGKFLCQPLVFLNACQSAGGVDELRRTFNLPKVFIQHGAAAVIATACPVPDMFAAAFAKVFYEFFLRGMVVMDEVTGDKVVKIMTIGEALRATRWYFLKEFNNPLGLAYGVYSPASYRVRQKPALVKLINL from the coding sequence ATGAGAGGAGTTGGCAGTCCAGTTGGTGTAAATTTGGCTAGTTCTTGCTTAGAAATTATAATCGAAAAAGATTACTACTCAATTGGTCGGTGGAGATTTTCTAAACCTGATGATAAAGTTTTAGAGATGCTGACAGAAGAAATTTTAAATTGTTTTGATGATTTAAGAATAACTATTAATAAAGAAAAAAGCCTTGCACTAGATGTGGGTTTGTGCAATAAATATTTAATCAAATTAGCTGAATGGGGACGAACAGCCTACCAAGCTTTTTTTGGTGAAGATGAACCAAATAAAATTCTTAACTTTCGCTTAAATGAAAATATAGCTCCCACCTTTGTTTCAGAAGTTATGCCCTTTCCTTGGGAAGTTCTGTTTGAGGGAACTGAAGAGGACTATGAACAGGGAAATCCTGAAATGTTTTGGGGAATGCGCTACACCCCGGCTCGGATTCTCAACCCAGAAAAAGATATCGCAGATTATGTTTTGGAGCAAGCTCAACCTTCTGATATGTTATTTTGCTTGCATCACAGGTTGCTTCATGCTCATAAAAATGAAAGACCAGAAATTGAAAGGTTGGTGAGGGTGACAGGAAAAGACCGCTTCACGTTGCTGGGGACAGCTTGCAACTTGACTAATGGTAAATCCAGCGATCCTTTGGGTGATGATTTACTCAAATATCTTTACAAGGCTAGCCACAATATGTTGCATTTTGCCTGCCATTGTAAGGAGACTAGACTGGGGGATAAGCTGCTGATTTCTTTTATTAGAGATGAGGAGATTACAGAAAATGGCTTGGTGCTGGAGTTAGAAACTTACAAATTTTTGTTGCGCCAGGGGAAATTTCTGTGTCAGCCATTAGTGTTTCTTAATGCTTGTCAGTCGGCTGGGGGTGTGGATGAGTTACGCAGGACATTCAATTTACCCAAGGTGTTTATTCAGCATGGGGCGGCTGCGGTGATTGCTACAGCTTGTCCTGTACCGGATATGTTTGCGGCGGCGTTTGCGAAGGTGTTTTATGAGTTTTTTCTGCGGGGGATGGTGGTGATGGATGAAGTAACTGGGGATAAAGTTGTTAAAATTATGACAATTGGGGAGGCATTACGGGCAACGAGGTGGTATTTTTTGAAGGAATTTAACAATCCGTTGGGATTGGCTTATGGGGTTTATAGTCCGGCAAGTTATCGAGTGAGACAGAAACCAGCTTTGGTAAAATTAATTAATTTGTAG
- a CDS encoding protein kinase domain-containing protein, which produces MLGTIQGGRYRILQMISQSGFDVTYLAEDIGIPGKPKCIVKKLNPLNSEESVLKVLRRLFASEAEILVQLGKHDQIPRILAYFEENQQFFSVQEFIDGHDLRQEIIPGKQLSESYVITLLQDILQILEFVHHNNVIHRDIKPSNLIRRASDEKIILIDFLASKQLIIRTKITESQKQEEDRTVSQKQEEDVTIAIGTQGYMPAEQANGYPRLSSDIYAVGITGIQALTGVNAREFQKDPATGEIIWRNLVKVSPKLAAILDKMVRYNYSQRYQSATEALQAIQNLSKTQLPLLLQEDQNYQILLNQVKNYWIKGVLERILQEKPSIHFKLESKLDGYIYPPEPWKLFSPEPPSEETPHILTPDDIKVIQFFDWHHTLLILGEAGVGKTVTLLELARELIDRVEQDISQPLPIIFKLSSWNIKKGGINTWFRNQSIADWIIQEFTIIYNIPQENSKKWIDNKRIILLLDGLDEVKENLQNPCILAINEFRQEYDIDMVVTSRIQDYQNLKQRLRFQFAIYLNPYILENESRQEVELTESERITETPSVSETAIIVCAVMLRVLKYDISVGSELEVTINLGNSAIFEESAYLITISRNQIYETELNIILNAPGFQLNGDNTTSLPLNPDIAQEIQTARFCLTALRPGSATITAELYRGDTFETKLETQIQVADIDEATFTPQRIITQPRPVPQPDFMLRIQTIWNESNSTCKFQYQLKSFRFLSVFTENNIYTSDSLSTSWIEQVRGLLATTLENISDSLPTERKSRLISLGQYLFGNLFSTELQSDIRSLIPQNTTFTLLILADQEAWIPWELLYDGQRFLGDRFIIGRWLQELNDTRPYEFPVGTVNIAHYANVEQPQLWATLLEAPGAPLPQPLPAGVLHDSTEAIRGLHLIRYSQSLDATNLRNAPVTLDNSDDTEDIELQMRPAKLNLRRNRPFVTLSYVKTDVPELTALENTWASAFIRAGCSGFVGSLWAVEPAVEAAFISCFYNRLWAGASLGEAFYTSRQLARAAAPDSLDWLAYVLFGDPMARPYRPVPGDGYAIVEPIGREIDDPLPPGAIARFRVTLRRNPPVWHEDRVIEVAENLVFENLQVHIVTYGLQVIPDLPITMTLTAKGDYLGWFTLVVPNEITDTSALVQVYFADGMRPIHSLNFSLNIENGREE; this is translated from the coding sequence ATGTTAGGAACAATACAGGGAGGACGTTATCGAATTCTACAAATGATCAGCCAAAGTGGGTTTGATGTAACTTACCTTGCGGAAGACATTGGCATTCCAGGTAAACCTAAATGCATAGTCAAAAAATTAAACCCATTAAACTCTGAAGAGAGCGTTTTAAAAGTGCTGAGACGCTTGTTTGCATCAGAAGCGGAAATACTAGTTCAGCTAGGGAAACACGACCAAATTCCTAGAATTCTAGCTTATTTTGAAGAAAATCAGCAATTTTTTTCAGTTCAAGAATTTATTGATGGGCATGATTTAAGACAAGAAATTATTCCAGGTAAGCAATTAAGCGAAAGTTATGTCATAACTCTATTGCAAGATATATTGCAGATTCTAGAATTTGTTCATCATAATAATGTAATACATCGGGATATAAAACCATCCAATTTAATCAGACGTGCATCAGACGAAAAAATAATTCTAATTGATTTTCTTGCAAGTAAACAATTAATTATTCGTACTAAAATAACTGAATCTCAAAAACAGGAAGAAGACAGAACAGTATCTCAAAAACAGGAAGAAGACGTAACGATTGCAATTGGTACTCAAGGCTATATGCCCGCAGAACAAGCTAATGGATACCCTCGATTGAGCAGTGATATATATGCTGTAGGGATTACTGGAATCCAAGCCCTTACTGGAGTAAATGCTCGTGAGTTCCAAAAAGATCCCGCAACTGGTGAAATTATCTGGCGCAATCTAGTAAAAGTTAGCCCTAAACTAGCAGCCATTTTAGATAAAATGGTGAGATATAATTATTCACAGCGCTACCAGTCAGCGACTGAAGCCTTGCAAGCTATCCAAAATTTGAGCAAAACTCAATTACCTCTTCTTTTGCAAGAAGATCAGAACTATCAGATTTTACTGAATCAGGTAAAAAATTACTGGATTAAAGGTGTCTTAGAAAGAATTTTACAAGAAAAACCATCCATTCACTTCAAACTTGAATCAAAACTTGATGGATACATATATCCTCCTGAGCCTTGGAAGTTATTTTCACCGGAACCTCCTTCTGAAGAAACTCCGCATATCTTAACACCTGATGATATAAAGGTGATTCAATTTTTTGATTGGCATCATACTCTCCTTATTTTAGGTGAAGCTGGTGTGGGTAAAACAGTAACACTATTAGAGCTAGCTCGTGAGTTAATTGACCGCGTAGAACAAGATATTAGTCAACCTCTTCCTATTATATTTAAGCTTTCCTCTTGGAATATCAAAAAAGGAGGAATTAATACTTGGTTTAGGAATCAGAGTATAGCAGATTGGATCATACAAGAATTTACAATAATTTATAACATTCCTCAAGAAAATTCAAAAAAATGGATTGACAATAAACGAATAATATTATTACTTGATGGCTTGGACGAAGTAAAAGAAAATTTGCAAAATCCTTGTATTCTTGCCATAAATGAATTTCGTCAAGAATACGATATTGATATGGTAGTAACAAGTCGTATTCAGGACTATCAAAATCTTAAACAGCGATTGAGATTTCAGTTTGCTATCTATCTAAATCCATATATTTTGGAGAATGAATCCAGGCAAGAAGTTGAATTAACAGAATCTGAAAGGATAACAGAAACGCCATCTGTGTCAGAAACAGCAATAATTGTATGTGCTGTAATGCTAAGGGTATTAAAATATGATATTTCGGTTGGTAGTGAATTAGAAGTCACTATAAATCTAGGTAACAGTGCAATTTTCGAGGAAAGTGCTTATCTAATTACAATTTCAAGAAACCAGATTTATGAGACTGAACTAAACATCATCCTCAATGCCCCTGGCTTCCAACTCAACGGCGACAACACCACCAGCCTACCTCTCAATCCCGACATAGCCCAAGAAATTCAAACCGCCCGCTTCTGCCTCACCGCCCTCCGCCCAGGTTCCGCCACCATCACCGCCGAACTCTACCGAGGCGATACCTTCGAGACAAAACTAGAAACTCAAATCCAAGTCGCCGACATTGACGAAGCAACCTTCACGCCTCAACGCATCATCACCCAACCTCGTCCCGTCCCTCAACCAGATTTTATGCTCCGCATCCAAACAATCTGGAACGAAAGCAACTCCACCTGCAAATTCCAATACCAACTTAAAAGCTTCCGCTTTCTCTCAGTATTTACCGAAAATAACATTTATACATCAGACTCACTTTCAACCAGTTGGATAGAACAGGTGCGGGGATTGTTAGCAACTACACTCGAAAATATATCCGATAGTTTGCCCACTGAGAGAAAATCTCGTTTAATTTCCCTTGGTCAATACCTATTTGGAAACCTCTTCTCCACAGAACTACAAAGCGATATTCGCAGTTTAATACCCCAAAATACCACTTTTACACTTTTAATTCTCGCTGATCAAGAAGCCTGGATACCTTGGGAATTATTATATGATGGTCAAAGATTTTTAGGCGATCGCTTCATCATTGGCCGCTGGTTACAAGAATTAAACGACACCAGACCCTACGAATTTCCTGTAGGTACAGTTAACATCGCCCACTACGCCAATGTCGAACAACCCCAACTCTGGGCTACCCTCCTCGAAGCCCCCGGCGCACCTCTACCCCAGCCTTTACCAGCAGGTGTATTGCATGATTCTACTGAAGCTATACGAGGTCTGCATTTAATTCGCTACAGTCAGTCCTTAGATGCAACCAACCTTCGTAACGCTCCCGTAACCTTAGATAACAGCGACGATACAGAAGACATAGAACTCCAAATGCGTCCCGCCAAACTAAACCTGCGGCGCAATCGCCCATTTGTTACCTTGAGTTACGTTAAAACAGATGTGCCAGAATTGACAGCATTAGAAAACACATGGGCATCTGCCTTTATCCGCGCTGGATGTAGCGGCTTTGTAGGTTCCCTCTGGGCTGTAGAACCAGCAGTAGAAGCTGCCTTTATTAGCTGCTTCTACAACCGTCTGTGGGCTGGCGCTTCCTTGGGCGAAGCTTTCTATACTAGCCGTCAGTTAGCCCGTGCAGCTGCACCTGATTCCCTTGACTGGCTAGCTTACGTTCTGTTTGGCGACCCAATGGCGCGTCCTTACCGTCCCGTTCCTGGTGATGGCTATGCCATTGTCGAACCTATAGGACGGGAAATTGATGACCCATTGCCCCCTGGTGCGATCGCTCGTTTTCGTGTTACTCTGCGAAGAAATCCCCCGGTGTGGCATGAAGATAGAGTTATCGAAGTAGCAGAGAATCTCGTCTTTGAAAATCTACAGGTACACATTGTCACCTATGGTCTGCAAGTGATTCCAGATTTGCCCATCACGATGACACTTACTGCTAAAGGTGATTATTTAGGCTGGTTTACCCTAGTTGTACCAAATGAAATTACTGATACGTCAGCTTTAGTTCAGGTATATTTTGCAGATGGAATGCGACCAATTCATAGCTTAAATTTCTCTCTCAACATAGAGAACGGGAGGGAAGAATGA
- the dpdK gene encoding phospholipase D-like domain-containing protein DpdK has protein sequence MPSRYIHSRLSSRQIPDLLQTIFVAELITPSQCVWLVSPWISDIPVIDNTANTFLCLEPSWSRSRIRLSQVLATLAERGTTVHIATRPDSHNHRFIEQIKGKTDYQDVPVRFHITEELHAKGILGDGYYLAGSMNFTYNGITINEEVVTYETSPEVIAEQQLIFTNRWGGA, from the coding sequence ATGCCTTCCCGCTATATTCACTCCCGCCTAAGTTCCCGCCAAATCCCTGACTTACTCCAAACAATCTTTGTCGCCGAACTTATCACCCCTAGCCAATGCGTGTGGCTTGTTTCCCCGTGGATATCTGACATCCCCGTTATCGATAACACCGCCAACACCTTCCTATGCTTAGAACCCTCATGGAGTCGTTCCCGCATTCGCCTCTCCCAAGTCCTCGCCACCCTAGCCGAACGGGGAACGACTGTACACATTGCTACCCGTCCCGACTCTCACAACCACAGATTTATTGAACAAATCAAAGGCAAAACTGATTATCAGGACGTTCCCGTGCGATTCCACATTACCGAAGAACTCCACGCAAAAGGTATCCTGGGAGATGGGTATTATCTTGCAGGTTCGATGAACTTCACCTACAACGGTATTACAATCAATGAGGAAGTTGTAACTTATGAAACATCCCCAGAAGTGATCGCCGAACAACAGTTGATTTTTACTAACCGATGGGGAGGGGCGTAA